A single region of the Lotus japonicus ecotype B-129 chromosome 4, LjGifu_v1.2 genome encodes:
- the LOC130710552 gene encoding probable calcium-binding protein CML26: MATNGNGNGNGETNSKASIKPSVYLDDMEELKRVFTRFDTNGDGKISVNELDNVLRSLGSGVPPEELKRVMVDLDGDHDGFINLSEFAAFCRSDTADGGASELHDAFELYDQDKNGLISAAELCKVLNRLGMNCSEEECHKMIKSVDSDGDGNVNFEEFKKMMTNNHAK; this comes from the coding sequence ATGGCAACAAACGGAAACGGAAACGGAAACGGAGAAACCAACTCTAAAGCCAGTATCAAACCCTCTGTCTACCTCGACGACATGGAAGAACTCAAGCGAGTCTTCACCCGCTTCGACACCAACGGCGACGGCAAGATCTCCGTCAACGAGCTCGACAACGTCCTCCGTTCCCTCGGATCCGGCGTTCCACCGGAGGAGCTCAAGCGCGTCATGGTGGACCTCGACGGCGACCACGACGGCTTCATCAATCTCTCCGAGTTCGCCGCCTTCTGCCGCTCCGACACCGCGGACGGTGGTGCCTCCGAGCTCCACGACGCCTTCGAGCTCTACGACCAGGACAAGAACGGCCTCATCTCCGCTGCGGAGCTCTGCAAGGTGCTGAACCGCCTCGGAATGAACTGCTCGGAGGAGGAATGCCACAAGATGATCAAATCCGTGGACTCCGACGGCGATGGAAACGTCAACTTTGAGGAGTTTAAGAAGATGATGACCAACAATCATGCCAAATAG
- the LOC130710551 gene encoding thaumatin-like protein: MASMPRSLFTILFLTLFLISHISVLKVSAAAAIFYNKCPHPVWPGIQPGAGKPVLARGGFKLLPNKAYSLQLPALWSGRFWGRHDCTFDASGRGHCATGDCGGSIFCNGLGGAPPATLAEFTLGNDQDFYDVSLVDGYNLPISITPLKGSGKCSYAGCVRDLNIMCPVGLQVRSRDNKRVVACKSACAAFNSPRYCCTGSYGSPQSCKPTAYSRIFKTACPKAYSYAYDDPTSISTCTHASYLITFCPHHR; this comes from the exons ATGGCCTCAATGCCGAGGTCCCTTTTCACCATTCTCTTCCTCACCCTCTTCCTCATCTCCCACATTTCAG TGCTCAAGGtttcagcagcagcagcaataTTTTACAACAAATGCCCCCACCCAGTTTGGCCAGGCATCCAACCAGGCGCAGGAAAGCCCGTTCTGGCCCGCGGAGGCTTCAAGCTCCTACCAAACAAGGCCTACTCTCTCCAACTCCCCGCCCTCTGGTCCGGCCGCTTCTGGGGTCGCCACGACTGCACCTTCGATGCATCCGGCCGCGGCCACTGCGCCACCGGCGACTGCGGAGGCTCAATCTTCTGCAACGGCCTCGGTGGGGCCCCACCGGCGACGCTGGCGGAGTTCACCCTGGGAAACGACCAGGATTTCTACGACGTGAGCCTGGTGGATGGGTACAACCTTCCGATCTCGATCACTCCGTTGAAGGGATCTGGGAAGTGCAGCTATGCGGGGTGCGTGAGGGACCTGAACATCATGTGTCCGGTGGGCCTGCAGGTGAGGTCGCGTGACAACAAGCGCGTGGTGGCTTGCAAGAGTGCTTGCGCTGCTTTCAACTCTCCTAGGTACTGCTGCACGGGGTCTTATGGAAGCCCACAGTCCTGCAAGCCCACGGCTTACTCGAGAATCTTCAAGACCGCATGCCCAAAAGCCTACTCCTATGCCTACGATGACCCTACAAGCATTTCCACTTGCACACACGCTAGCTATTTGATCACTTTCTGCCCACACCACCGCTGA
- the LOC130713475 gene encoding jasmonoyl--L-amino acid synthetase JAR6-like, with product MGGGVTPVKSLCPGKSFLKIRTRVMRMWEACPVNDPLSPYALHIVLIDAEDLLNHFSVENGIHELGLGLYRYRLGDVVKVMGFHNSTPELKFVRRSSLLLNINIDKNTEKDLQLAVEATAKFLAEEKVELLTSLAIYTSSRKVNCIGPLELRVVRRGTFQKVLDHYLGLGTAVSQYKTPRCVGSSNSKALQILCHNVVKNYLSTAFN from the exons ATGGGTGGTGGTGTGACTCCAGTCAAGAGTCTTTGCCCTGGGAAGAGTTTTTTGAAAATTAGGACTAGGGTTATGCGGATGTGGGAAGCATGCCCTGTGAACGATCCCTTGAGTCCCTATGCCTTGCATATAGTTCTAATTGATGCTGAG GATCTGCTGAATCATTTTTCTGTTGAGAATGGCATCCATGAACTTGGACTAG GTTTGTACCGGTATAGGCTAGGAGATGTGGTAAAGGTTATGGGGTTCCATAACTCGACTCCGGAACTCAAATTTGTTCGCCGGAGCAGTCTTCTGTTGAACATCAACATTGACAAGAACACTGAAAAGGATTTGCAGCTAGCTGTGGAAGCCACTGCCAAATTTTTAGCAGAGGAGAAAGTGGAATTGTTGACTTCACTAGCCAT CTACACAAGTTCTCGCAAAGTTAACTGCATTGGGCCCCTTGAACTCCGAGTTGTTAGGAGAGGAACATTCCAGAAGGTTCTTGATCATTACCTTGGATTAGGAACCGCTGTTAGTCAGTATAAGACACCAAGATGTGTTGGTTCTTCAAACAGCAAAGCGTTGCAAATCTTGTGTCACAATGTTGTTAAGAACTATCTCAGTACTGCTTTCAATTGA
- the LOC130713473 gene encoding uncharacterized protein LOC130713473: MHVLIFVLCPAIPNTTPFWNSAPHYSYINWAHPDEETDFFPGSDVGGSWELGDDLYVGLRFESKEDAKMGLKYYCFKRHQTYKILESKPTYFTANCPNHLDGCLWRMRARMDKNIDKWVISRWVGPHACVNPMRSQDHTKMTSDVICSYILGMVGGRPFVPIAAIQERISGELNYQVSYMKAWLAKQRALAKVFDNWEESYAELPRWLGYMSSFSPGSYYYIYTDAYIGADGFVDGSVRKFRRVFWTFKQCCEAFNYCKPMIQIDGTFMYGKYKGTLLIATTQDGNSNILPIAFAIVESESTSSWGWFLRLIRQHVTQKQGICLISDRHAGIKAAVRDARNGWQPPNAHHVYCICHIASNFNHRFKNAKLKQELVMMGYEPCLYLFERRLAKFRQTSPAIQAWIDGISRDKWSLVCDIDGGRFGHMTTNLAESVNKVFKDARNMPITALVKCTYARLVDYFVQRGIAARDQLQARQVYCHKVMVALAKNHEKASAHMVRTYNVEQTRFEVEEGFNQRTHRNGYRWSVRLDERTCECGRFQAFKYPCDHVIAACARQSINYYDFVDPVYKLETVRDAYKAEWWALGNDLNIPPAGDGPRLVPYPTMVRVRGRPRSTRIRNEMDLTESQPSRRNNALQR; the protein is encoded by the exons ATGCATGTactaatttttgttttatgtcCAGCTATCCCAAACACCACACCATTTTGGAATTCTGCTCCACACTACTCATATATCAATTGGGCTCACCCAGATGAGGAGACGGATTTTTTTCCTGGTAGCGATGTGGGTGGATCATGGGAGTTAGGTGATGATTTGTATGTTGGTTTGCGTTTTGAGAGCAAGGAAGATGCCAAGATGGGCCTTAAGTATTATTGTTTCAAACGTCATCAAACCTATAAGATACTCGAATCCAAACCAACTTATTTTACTGCCAATTGTCCCAATCATTTGGATGGATGCCTTTGGAGGATGAGAGCACGCATGGACAAAAATATCGATAAGTGGGTTATATCTAGGTGGGTCGGCCCTCATGCGTGCGTCAATCCGATGAGATCGCAGGACCACACCAAGATGACTTCCGATGTCATATGCTCTTACATATTGG GCATGGTAGGTGGTCGGCCATTTGTCCCCATTGCAGCCATACAGGAGAGAATCAGCGGGGAACTTAACTACCAAGTGTCATACATGAAAGCTTGGTTAGCGAAGCAAAGGGCACTTGCGAAGGTGTTTGACAATTGGGAAGAATCTTACGCAGAGCTCCCAAGATGGCTTGGTTATATGAGTTCATTTTCCCCAGGATCCTACTACTATATTTACACAGATGCTTATATCGGTGCGGATGGTTTTGTTGATGGTAGTGTTCGCAAATTCCGTCGAGTGTTCTGGACTTTCAAACAATGTTGCGAAGCTTTCAACTATTGTAAGCCGATGATCCAGATAGATGGCACTTTTATGTATGGAAAGTATAAAGGAACGTTGTTGATTGCCACCACTCAGGACGGAAACTCTAACATTTTACCGATAGCTTTTGCAATAGTGGAGAGTGAAAGTACGAGTTCATGGGGTTGGTTTTTGCGTTTGATAAGGCAACATGTTACTCAGAAACAAGGTATATGTTTGATATCAGACAGACATGCAGGCATCAAGGCCGCGGTAAGGGATGCGAGAAATGGGTGGCAGCCTCCAAATGCGCATCATGTGTATTGCATCTGCCACATTGCTAGCAACTTCAACCATAGGTTTAAGAATGCAAAGCTTAAACAAGAGCTGGTTATGATGG GTTACGAGCCATGTTTGTACCTTTTTGAACGGAGGTTGGCCAAGTTTCGACAAACTAGCCCCGCTATCCAGGCATGGATTGATGGAATCAGTAGGGATAAATGGAGCCTCGTCTGTGACATCGATGGTGGTAGATTCGGCCACATGACAACCAACCTTGCAGAGTCTGTTAATAAAGTGTTCAAGGATGCTAGGAACATGCCGATCACTGCACTTGTCAAATGCACATATGCCCGTCTTGTAGATTACTTTGTTCAAAGAGGCATTGCTGCAAGAGATCAACTGCAGGCCCGCCAGGTATACTGCCACAAGGTCATGGTCGCATTAGCCAAAAATCATGAAAAGGCAAGTGCTCATATGGTGCGCACGTATAACGTGGAGCAAACAAGGTTTGAGGTCGAGGAAGGATTTAACCAGCGTACGCATCGTAATGGTTATAGGTGGAGTGTTCGGCTAGACGAGCGAACATGCGAGTGTGGACGTTTCCAAGCCTTCAAGTATCCATGTGATCACGTGATCGCGGCATGCGCTCGACAGTCCATTAACTATTATGATTTTGTTGACCCTGTGTATAAGTTGGAGACTGTAAGGGATGCGTATAAAGCTGAGTGGTGGGCCCTTGGAAATGACTTGAACATTCCTCCAGCAGGTGATGGCCCTCGACTTGTTCCATACCCCACCATGGTGCGTGTTAGAGGCCGCCCAAGGTCAACTCGAATCAGAAATGAGATGGACCTGACAGAGTCTCAACCGAGCCGGCGAAATAATGCACTTCAAAGATGA
- the LOC130713474 gene encoding uncharacterized protein LOC130713474 has product MVRNAQINNNNGNQQAHVVQDPAQNPISPYYIHSGENPSATMVSPPLNGRNYSAWARSMKRALVAKNKFKFINGEIPVAVPGDANYDAWDRCNSLIHSWILNSVTSTIANSIVFVENACDAWKDLRDRFSQGDLVRIAELQNEISSLKQNSMSVNDYYTEIKTLWEELEHYRPIPQCRCTVHCRCEAIEQVKLFREQDNAIRFLLGLNENFGVIKSQILMSNPLPSIAKVVSLAMQHERQSDFEESDESKVIVNVAEGRKSYGRGKMPNSSYSGNSSYYGYKGAGKFCTYCKKPGHIIDICYKLHGYPNTSNTKFASNSTTHVNNVSGGSGGYDTEDDQGDDSIQIKESEEPFTADQYKRIVSIIQQVAGSSKKVAETGQVAVNHVIRTTNHNSGTTGHGGAFPEEDWFG; this is encoded by the exons ATGGTGCGAAACGcacaaatcaacaacaacaatggaAATCAGCAAGCACATGTGGTTCAGGATCCAGCGCAAAATCCGATTTCGCCGTATTACATTCATTCCGGTGAAAATCCGTCGGCTACAATGGTATCTCCACCTCTCAATGGAAGGAATTACAGTGCCTGGGCTCGATCGATGAAGCGAGCACTTGTGGcgaagaacaagttcaagtttaTCAATGGCGAAATTCCAGTTGCAGTACCTGGTGATGCCAACTACGATGCTTGGGATCGCTGCAACAGCTTGATCCATTCATGGATACTCAATTCGGTAACTTCTACAATTGCTAATAGCATAGTTTTTGTTGAAAATGCTTGTGATGCTTGGAAGGATCTTCGTGATCGATTTTCTCAGGGAGATTTAGTGAGAATTGCTGAATTGCAAAATGAAATCAGTAGCTTAAAGCAAAATTCTATGTCAGTAAACGATTATTACACTGAAATCAAAACTCTTTGGGAAGAATTGGAGCACTATCGACCAATACCTCAATGTAGATGTACTGTTCACTGTAGATGTGAAGCCATAGAGCAAGTAAAATTGTTTAGGGAGCAAGATAATGCTATTAGATTTCTTTTGGGACTGAATGAGAATTTTGGAGTTATTAAGTCTCAGATTTTGATGTCTAATCCTCTGCCATCCATAGCAAAAGTTGTTTCTTTAGCTATGCAACATGAAAGACAGTCAGATTTTGAAGAAAGTGATGAATCAAAGGTTATAGTGAATGTTGCAGAAGGAAGAAAGTCATATGGCAGGGGAAAAATGCCTAATTCTAGTTATTCTGGAAATTCTAGCTATTATGGATACAAGGGTGCAGGAAAATTTTGTACCTATTGCAAGAAGCCTGGTCATATTATTGACATCTGCTATAAACTGCATGGTTATCCCAACACTTCCAATACTAAATTTGCTTCTAACTCCACTACTCATGTAAACAATGTCAGTGGAGGTAGTGGAGGTTatgatacagaagatgatcAAGGAGATGACTCAATTCAAATAAAAGAGAGTGAAGAACCATTCACAGCTGATCAGTACAAAAGAATAGTGTCTATAATTCAACAAGTTGCTGGTTCATCAAAGAAAGTTGCAGAAACAGGACAAGTTGCAGTTAATCATGTGATCAGAACTACTAATCATAATTCAGGAACCACAGGGCATG GAGGTGCATTCCCAGAAGAGGATTGGTTTGGGTAG